In one window of Maribacter sp. BPC-D8 DNA:
- a CDS encoding efflux RND transporter permease subunit, producing the protein MLNKSIKFLIENKLVAVLLLSLFVCWGIVSTPFNWNTGILPSNPVAVDAIPDIGENQQIVFSKWAGRSPQDIEDQITYPLTTTLLGIPGVKTIRSSSMFGFSSIYIIFEEDVEFYWTRSRILEKINSLPSGLLPDGVNPTLGPDATGLGQIYWYTLEGRDKDGNVTGGWDLQELRSIQDYYVKYGLASAGGVSEVASIGGYVQEYQIDVEPEKMRQYGIGLGDVVKAVKQSNQDIGVQTLEMNQAEYLVRGLGYVKSISDLEDAVVTSKDYTSIHIKDIANVHLGPQTRRGLLDKEGAEVVGGVVVARYGANPLEVINNVKEQIVEISSGLPSKVLKDGRTSQLTIVPFYDRTELIQETLHTLNEALTLEILITILVIIVMVFNLRASILISGLLPVAVLMVFIAMKLFNVDANIVALSGIAIAIGTMVDVGVILAENMIRHLEDEKLCFQANGVEYTTNEIIYNATAEVSGAILTAVLTTIISFLPVFTMVGAEGKLFRPLAFTKTMALTASLVIALFLIPPIAAFLFRKRNLKAATTYVINGLLIILGCIAILYGYWLGLLLIAFGAVAFLKIRSFISSKQANLINIVLSTLAIVVLLAEYWRPLGFNRSIIMNLIFVSIICFGLLGVFTVFKKYYDQILRWALENRLLFLTIPTVVLILGVLIMRNTGKEFMPALNEGSFLLMPTSLPHAGVEENKRVLQQLDMAVASIPEIETVVGKSGRTESALDPAPLSMYENMIQYKSEYMRNSNGERQRYKVNDDGLFVLKHDKYIINPNNDIDDDVNYEPSKLKTIATNRDLIADDDGEYYRNWRPEINSPDDIWNEIVRVTKFPGVTSAPKLQPIETRLVMLQTGMRAPMGIKVKGPDLKTIEDFGLQLETILKEVHGVKKQAVFADRIVGKPYLLIDIKRKQLARYGLTVMDVQDVLQVAVGGMSLTQTVEGRERYGVRVRYPRELRSNPEDLKNIYVPINNGTQVPLGDLVDIRYEQGPQVIKSEDTFLIGYVLFDKLDGFAEVNVVESAQARIEQKIENGSLIVPQGISYRFTGTYENQLRAEKTLSIVVPMALLIIFLILYFQFKSVATSLMVFTGISVAFAGGFIMIWLYGQDWFFNFSLFGENLRTLFNMKTINLSVAVWVGFIALFGIATDDGVVMATYLTQTFDRENPTDKTGVRLATLEAAGKRIRPCLMTTVTTILALLPVLTSTGKGSDIMIPMAIPIFGGMIIDITSYFLVPVLYSWKKEYELKKVNK; encoded by the coding sequence ATGCTAAATAAAAGCATTAAATTTCTCATAGAAAATAAATTGGTTGCTGTACTGTTACTCTCACTTTTTGTGTGTTGGGGTATAGTAAGTACTCCTTTTAATTGGAATACCGGCATTCTACCGTCTAATCCGGTTGCTGTAGATGCAATACCAGATATAGGTGAAAACCAACAAATAGTTTTTAGCAAATGGGCAGGTAGGTCTCCGCAAGATATAGAAGACCAAATCACCTATCCTTTAACAACCACCCTTTTGGGAATACCTGGTGTTAAAACTATTCGTAGTTCATCTATGTTCGGCTTTTCTAGTATTTATATCATTTTCGAGGAAGATGTTGAATTTTACTGGACTCGAAGCCGCATTCTAGAAAAAATAAATTCCTTGCCAAGTGGTTTGCTACCCGATGGTGTAAACCCCACATTAGGACCTGACGCTACAGGATTAGGGCAAATTTACTGGTATACTTTAGAAGGTCGAGATAAGGATGGTAATGTCACCGGAGGATGGGATTTACAAGAACTTAGAAGTATTCAAGATTACTATGTAAAGTATGGGTTGGCTTCTGCTGGTGGTGTTTCTGAGGTAGCGTCTATTGGCGGGTATGTTCAAGAATATCAAATAGATGTTGAGCCAGAAAAAATGCGTCAATATGGTATTGGCTTAGGCGATGTCGTTAAGGCTGTTAAGCAGTCTAATCAAGATATTGGTGTACAGACTCTAGAAATGAATCAAGCGGAATATTTGGTTCGTGGCTTAGGTTATGTAAAATCTATTTCAGATTTAGAAGATGCTGTGGTTACTTCAAAGGACTATACTTCTATACATATCAAGGATATTGCAAATGTTCATTTAGGTCCTCAAACAAGAAGAGGTCTTTTAGATAAAGAAGGTGCTGAAGTTGTAGGTGGCGTTGTGGTTGCTAGATATGGTGCCAATCCATTAGAGGTAATTAATAATGTAAAAGAACAGATTGTAGAAATTTCATCGGGTCTACCCTCAAAAGTTTTGAAAGATGGACGTACATCTCAGTTAACGATTGTCCCTTTTTATGATCGAACAGAACTTATTCAAGAAACCTTACACACGTTAAACGAAGCGCTTACGCTAGAAATTCTTATTACTATTCTTGTAATTATAGTCATGGTGTTCAATCTACGTGCATCTATACTTATTTCGGGTTTATTACCTGTAGCGGTATTGATGGTTTTTATTGCCATGAAACTGTTTAATGTAGACGCTAATATTGTCGCATTATCTGGAATTGCAATCGCCATAGGTACTATGGTAGATGTTGGGGTAATACTCGCAGAGAATATGATTCGGCATCTAGAAGATGAGAAATTGTGCTTTCAAGCAAATGGTGTAGAATATACAACCAATGAAATTATATATAACGCAACCGCCGAAGTTTCTGGGGCAATATTGACAGCTGTTCTAACTACGATCATTAGTTTTTTACCTGTATTTACAATGGTAGGTGCAGAAGGTAAACTTTTTCGTCCGCTAGCATTTACCAAAACCATGGCGTTAACGGCATCTTTGGTAATTGCACTTTTCTTAATACCACCAATCGCTGCATTTCTTTTTAGAAAGAGAAATTTAAAAGCAGCTACGACATATGTTATTAATGGATTATTAATAATTCTAGGTTGTATTGCCATTCTTTATGGCTATTGGTTGGGTTTATTGTTAATTGCTTTTGGTGCTGTGGCTTTTTTAAAGATCAGGTCTTTTATTTCATCGAAACAAGCGAATTTGATAAACATCGTACTATCAACGTTAGCGATTGTAGTCTTACTTGCAGAATATTGGAGACCCCTAGGGTTTAATCGAAGTATAATCATGAATTTGATTTTTGTTTCTATTATTTGCTTTGGTCTATTGGGTGTATTTACAGTTTTTAAAAAGTATTATGACCAAATTCTTCGTTGGGCTTTAGAGAACCGACTTCTGTTTCTAACAATACCTACGGTTGTTTTAATACTGGGCGTTCTTATTATGAGAAATACTGGGAAAGAATTTATGCCTGCTCTTAATGAAGGCTCCTTTCTTTTAATGCCTACTTCTTTACCGCATGCTGGTGTTGAAGAAAATAAGCGTGTACTACAACAACTAGATATGGCTGTTGCGAGTATTCCAGAAATAGAGACTGTGGTTGGTAAATCTGGTAGAACAGAATCTGCACTTGACCCAGCTCCTTTATCTATGTATGAAAACATGATTCAGTATAAGTCTGAATATATGAGAAATAGTAATGGAGAAAGACAACGTTACAAGGTAAACGATGACGGATTGTTTGTTCTTAAGCATGACAAGTACATCATTAACCCGAACAATGATATAGATGATGATGTAAATTATGAACCTTCAAAATTAAAAACAATAGCCACTAATAGGGATTTAATTGCTGATGACGACGGAGAATATTATCGAAACTGGCGACCAGAAATAAACAGTCCAGATGATATTTGGAATGAAATAGTTAGGGTAACCAAATTTCCAGGAGTTACATCTGCTCCAAAATTACAACCTATTGAAACTAGACTTGTAATGTTACAGACCGGTATGCGAGCTCCTATGGGTATTAAGGTTAAAGGTCCCGACTTAAAAACTATTGAAGATTTTGGATTACAATTGGAAACCATTTTAAAAGAGGTTCATGGTGTAAAAAAACAAGCTGTTTTTGCAGATCGTATCGTTGGTAAGCCATATCTGCTTATTGACATTAAAAGAAAGCAATTAGCCCGTTATGGATTAACAGTAATGGACGTTCAAGATGTTTTACAAGTAGCTGTTGGCGGTATGTCTCTTACGCAAACAGTAGAAGGTAGAGAACGTTACGGAGTAAGAGTTCGTTACCCCAGAGAATTAAGGTCGAACCCAGAAGATTTGAAAAATATATATGTTCCAATTAATAATGGAACACAAGTACCTCTGGGAGATCTTGTAGATATAAGATATGAACAAGGACCACAGGTTATTAAAAGTGAGGACACTTTCTTAATAGGTTATGTCTTGTTTGATAAATTGGATGGTTTTGCTGAAGTTAATGTCGTAGAAAGTGCACAAGCTCGAATTGAGCAAAAAATTGAAAACGGTAGTTTAATAGTTCCGCAGGGCATCAGTTATCGCTTTACCGGAACCTATGAGAATCAACTAAGGGCAGAGAAAACACTTTCAATAGTAGTGCCTATGGCCCTGTTAATTATTTTCTTGATTTTATATTTTCAGTTTAAATCGGTAGCCACATCATTAATGGTGTTTACAGGAATCTCTGTTGCCTTTGCAGGTGGTTTTATTATGATCTGGTTATATGGACAAGATTGGTTTTTTAATTTTAGTTTATTCGGAGAAAATCTACGGACACTTTTTAATATGAAGACCATTAACCTAAGTGTAGCTGTCTGGGTTGGTTTTATTGCGCTGTTTGGCATT
- a CDS encoding HYC_CC_PP family protein, translated as MKKLAHKFVSVLMAVVVLLTTMSFSVDMHYCGDMLVDFSIVEQVKSCGMEKVETDCENLNITQKSCCTDTQLIVEGADNMKVSFDQLSFDQQIFITSFTYSYLNLFKGVASKKISFKDYPPPFVKQDVQVLHQTFLI; from the coding sequence ATGAAGAAGTTAGCTCACAAATTTGTATCTGTTTTAATGGCAGTTGTAGTTCTTTTGACTACAATGTCATTCAGTGTAGATATGCACTATTGTGGCGATATGTTGGTAGATTTTTCAATCGTTGAGCAGGTTAAGTCATGCGGAATGGAAAAAGTAGAGACTGACTGTGAGAATTTAAATATCACGCAGAAGTCTTGTTGTACAGATACACAATTAATTGTGGAAGGTGCCGATAACATGAAAGTTTCGTTTGATCAACTTTCTTTTGATCAACAGATATTTATTACTTCATTTACATATTCTTATTTAAATCTTTTTAAAGGAGTAGCTTCTAAAAAGATTTCTTTTAAGGATTACCCCCCTCCGTTTGTCAAACAAGATGTGCAAGTGCTGCACCAGACTTTTTTAATTTGA
- a CDS encoding ribose-phosphate pyrophosphokinase codes for MPYQVPQPKIFACTQSKILGEKIAKAYGAEIGKISFSRYSDGEFQPSFEESIRGTRIFIIGSTHPGPENLMEMLLMIDAAKRASARHITAVMPYFGWARQDRKDKPRVPIAAKLVAKMLETAGATRIITMDLHADQIQGFFEKPVDHLFASTLFLPYLKNLGLKDLTIASPDMGGSKRAYAYSKALDSDVVVCYKQRAKANIISHMELIGDVQGKNVVLVDDMVDTAGTLTRAADLMMERGAKSVRAICTHGLLSGDAYEKIEKSKLTELIITDSIPIEIKSDKVRVLSCANLFAEVMDKVHNNNSISSKFLM; via the coding sequence ATGCCATACCAAGTTCCACAACCGAAAATATTTGCTTGTACACAAAGTAAAATCTTAGGCGAGAAAATCGCTAAGGCTTACGGTGCAGAAATAGGTAAAATATCTTTTTCCCGATACAGTGACGGGGAGTTTCAGCCATCGTTCGAAGAATCTATTCGCGGAACGCGAATCTTTATTATCGGTTCTACACACCCTGGTCCTGAAAATTTGATGGAAATGTTGTTAATGATAGATGCCGCAAAAAGAGCATCTGCACGTCACATTACAGCAGTTATGCCATACTTTGGTTGGGCTAGACAAGATAGAAAAGATAAACCCAGAGTACCTATTGCAGCAAAATTAGTTGCTAAAATGCTAGAAACAGCAGGTGCTACTAGAATTATTACAATGGATTTACATGCTGATCAGATACAAGGGTTCTTTGAAAAACCTGTTGATCATCTTTTCGCATCTACGTTATTTTTACCATACCTAAAAAACTTAGGCTTAAAAGACCTTACTATAGCTTCACCAGATATGGGTGGTTCAAAAAGAGCCTACGCATATTCTAAAGCATTAGATAGCGATGTTGTTGTTTGTTACAAACAAAGAGCGAAAGCCAATATAATTTCACATATGGAGTTAATTGGTGATGTACAAGGTAAGAACGTAGTTCTTGTCGATGACATGGTAGACACTGCAGGCACATTGACCAGAGCAGCTGATTTAATGATGGAACGTGGTGCTAAAAGTGTAAGGGCAATATGTACACATGGTTTATTGTCAGGTGATGCATACGAGAAAATTGAAAAATCGAAATTAACGGAATTGATCATTACAGATTCTATTCCGATCGAAATAAAGAGTGATAAAGTAAGAGTATTAAGTTGCGCTAATCTATTTGCCGAGGTAATGGATAAAGTACACAACAATAACTCTATTTCTTCTAAGTTCTTAATGTAA
- a CDS encoding 50S ribosomal protein L25/general stress protein Ctc — protein MKSITIKGSERESVGKKATKALRNAGKVPCVVYGGDKPLHFSANELAFRDLVYTANAHTVAIELDGGDSVKAIMQDIQFHPVTDAIIHIDFYQLFDDKMVTMDIPVTLEGNSPGERNGGRLLFRKRKLSIKALPSKLPDFFNIDISKLKIGQNIDVASLLNDDFTILHPDSQVVVQVKTARTAVVEDEEGEEGEEGEEGATEEAAQE, from the coding sequence ATGAAGTCAATTACAATTAAAGGATCAGAAAGAGAAAGCGTAGGCAAAAAAGCAACCAAAGCCTTACGTAATGCTGGAAAGGTTCCTTGCGTAGTATACGGAGGGGATAAACCATTACATTTTTCAGCAAATGAACTAGCGTTCAGAGATTTGGTTTACACTGCAAATGCGCACACAGTTGCAATTGAATTAGATGGTGGAGATTCTGTTAAAGCTATCATGCAAGATATTCAGTTTCACCCTGTAACAGATGCTATCATCCATATTGATTTTTATCAATTATTCGATGATAAAATGGTTACTATGGATATTCCTGTAACATTAGAAGGAAATTCACCAGGTGAACGTAACGGTGGACGTTTATTGTTCAGAAAACGTAAACTTTCTATTAAAGCTTTACCTAGCAAATTACCTGATTTCTTCAACATTGATATCTCTAAGTTGAAAATCGGTCAAAACATTGATGTAGCATCATTATTAAATGATGATTTCACAATATTACACCCAGATAGCCAAGTTGTAGTACAGGTTAAAACTGCACGTACTGCTGTTGTTGAGGATGAAGAAGGTGAAGAAGGTGAAGAAGGTGAAGAAGGAGCAACTGAAGAAGCTGCTCAAGAGTAG
- the pth gene encoding aminoacyl-tRNA hydrolase, with protein sequence MFSFFKALFTKQNIILEEKDPMKKFLIVGLGNIGDEYGETRHNIGFKVLDEVARTNDFTFETVKLGDIGSYKVKGRTIICLKPSTYMNRSGKALKYWMDKENIPQSNILVITDDINLPFGTIRIKTKGSNGGHNGLKDVELFLQTILYNRYRFGVGADFGKGRQVEYVLGQWSEEEKALMPERLKKSTEIINSFALAGIARTMNQFNNS encoded by the coding sequence ATGTTCAGTTTTTTTAAAGCACTTTTTACAAAACAGAACATCATACTTGAAGAGAAAGATCCCATGAAGAAATTTTTAATTGTTGGCCTTGGTAATATCGGTGATGAATATGGAGAGACCCGACATAACATTGGCTTTAAAGTACTAGACGAAGTAGCCCGCACAAATGACTTTACTTTTGAAACTGTAAAGCTTGGTGATATAGGGTCATACAAAGTAAAAGGAAGAACTATTATTTGCCTTAAACCTTCTACATATATGAACAGAAGTGGGAAGGCTTTGAAGTATTGGATGGATAAAGAAAACATACCTCAAAGTAACATTCTAGTTATAACAGATGACATCAATTTACCTTTCGGCACCATTAGAATCAAAACTAAAGGTAGTAATGGAGGTCATAATGGATTAAAGGATGTAGAGCTGTTTCTACAGACTATACTTTACAACAGATATCGTTTTGGAGTTGGAGCTGACTTCGGTAAAGGCAGACAGGTAGAATACGTATTAGGGCAATGGAGCGAAGAAGAAAAAGCACTAATGCCAGAACGATTAAAGAAATCAACCGAGATTATAAATTCGTTTGCTCTAGCGGGTATTGCTAGAACTATGAATCAATTCAATAATTCTTAA